A single Verrucomicrobiota bacterium DNA region contains:
- a CDS encoding TlyA family RNA methyltransferase yields the protein MNITTGMRLDQELVVRGLVESRAKARRSIESKKVVVNGQVEAKPARLVHEIDEIEITEQDKFVSRSGEKLDGVLRAYPLEIRGKICLDVGASTGGFTDCLLQRGAKKIYAIDVGHGQLNGKLANDERVISMEGINARYLEIETFSDAFEVIAIDVSFISLKLILPAVLNLAAEKADLIALIKPQFEVGKDKVGSGGIVREETHRIAAVESIKDNMNSFAGWQVKATMEATVTGSDGNQEYLLWAKK from the coding sequence ATGAACATCACAACGGGTATGCGTTTAGATCAGGAGCTGGTAGTCAGAGGCTTGGTGGAAAGTCGTGCTAAAGCCCGGCGCTCCATTGAGTCGAAAAAAGTAGTGGTCAATGGCCAGGTAGAGGCCAAACCTGCTCGTTTAGTACATGAAATAGATGAGATTGAAATCACCGAGCAGGATAAATTTGTCAGCAGATCTGGGGAAAAATTGGATGGAGTTTTGAGGGCCTATCCATTGGAGATTCGGGGAAAAATTTGCTTGGATGTAGGAGCTTCAACCGGAGGATTTACCGATTGCCTGCTTCAGCGTGGAGCTAAAAAAATCTATGCGATAGACGTAGGTCATGGACAGTTGAATGGTAAGCTGGCAAATGATGAGCGAGTTATTTCTATGGAAGGCATTAATGCAAGATATCTAGAGATTGAGACTTTCTCGGATGCATTTGAGGTAATAGCTATCGATGTATCATTTATTTCCTTAAAACTCATATTGCCTGCTGTTTTGAACTTAGCTGCTGAAAAGGCAGACCTCATTGCTTTAATCAAACCGCAGTTCGAAGTGGGTAAGGATAAGGTGGGATCAGGAGGGATCGTTCGCGAAGAAACACATCGGATCGCTGCGGTTGAATCCATAAAAGATAATATGAATAGTTTTGCAGGATGGCAGGTTAAAGCTACTATGGAAGCTACGGTTACAGGTTCGGACGGGAATCAGGAATATTTATTATGGGCAAAAAAATAA
- a CDS encoding NAD(+)/NADH kinase, translating into MGKKITGVVLLLNSTKKEGNQLAQEVAEICMALGVELTVFESLAKVSSEDIANVLEVSCGKNPLIIVGGGDGSLLRAARICYGFRACLLGVNLGSLGFLSSLRKEEVCEHLGKILKGHYKISKRNALNVELWKNQQCCSKSWALNEAVISRGQHSHMIKVCVEIDGVLMTEYHCDGLIVSTATGSTAYSLSAGGPIVSPKAKAIIITPICPHALSNRPVVVDASEKVRIYLPAKNPGMILQVDGLEIQKMRPGDAVHLGVAECPIELLQLSDASFYEILRQKLRWSGTNV; encoded by the coding sequence ATGGGCAAAAAAATAACGGGTGTAGTTTTATTGCTAAATTCTACTAAGAAGGAGGGCAATCAGCTTGCTCAAGAGGTCGCAGAAATTTGCATGGCTCTTGGCGTTGAGCTTACCGTGTTTGAATCATTGGCTAAGGTTAGTTCAGAAGACATCGCCAACGTCCTGGAAGTCTCATGTGGTAAGAATCCTCTTATCATAGTAGGAGGTGGAGATGGTTCTTTGTTGCGTGCTGCTCGAATTTGTTACGGTTTCCGAGCCTGTCTTTTAGGCGTAAATCTAGGCTCTTTAGGTTTCTTGTCATCACTCAGAAAAGAGGAGGTTTGTGAGCACCTAGGAAAGATTCTTAAAGGACACTATAAAATCTCCAAGCGGAATGCCTTGAATGTTGAGCTGTGGAAGAATCAGCAATGTTGCAGTAAGTCCTGGGCCTTAAACGAAGCTGTCATAAGCAGAGGGCAACATTCACATATGATCAAAGTATGCGTGGAGATTGATGGTGTTTTAATGACGGAGTATCATTGTGATGGTTTGATCGTGTCTACCGCTACAGGATCCACGGCGTATTCCTTATCAGCGGGTGGGCCGATTGTTAGTCCTAAGGCCAAGGCTATCATCATTACCCCTATTTGTCCTCATGCACTTTCTAATCGTCCTGTGGTGGTGGATGCTAGCGAAAAGGTTAGAATCTACTTGCCAGCTAAGAATCCTGGTATGATTCTTCAAGTAGACGGGTTAGAAATTCAGAAAATGCGCCCAGGAGATGCAGTGCATTTAGGTGTTGCGGAATGTCCCATAGAGCTTCTACAATTATCGGACGCTAGTTTTTATGAAATACTGAGACAGAAGCTGCGCTGGAGCGGAACTAATGTATAG
- a CDS encoding PTS sugar transporter subunit IIA — MAISISQVLDPRHISLGLKEDHSRDAIPMVAELLLDHPAMKDVDGFSDSLLAREEIESTYMGHGIALPHARTNLVDDLVMSVGRCDKGVHFESAPDKVKLIFVIGTPVQLVQEYLAAVGCLARIIKEEQNRNKLFNAETPECFVKVIREIENNL, encoded by the coding sequence ATGGCGATATCAATTTCTCAAGTTTTAGACCCTAGGCACATCAGCTTAGGGCTCAAGGAAGATCATTCACGAGATGCCATACCTATGGTAGCAGAATTATTGCTAGACCATCCGGCTATGAAGGATGTCGACGGCTTCTCAGACAGCCTGCTAGCCCGAGAGGAAATTGAGTCGACGTATATGGGACATGGGATTGCTTTACCTCATGCTCGAACTAATTTGGTTGATGATCTTGTTATGTCGGTGGGGCGTTGTGATAAGGGAGTTCATTTTGAAAGTGCACCAGATAAAGTGAAGCTGATTTTTGTGATTGGAACTCCTGTCCAATTAGTCCAAGAGTATTTGGCTGCAGTGGGTTGTCTGGCTCGTATTATCAAGGAGGAGCAAAACAGAAACAAACTCTTTAACGCAGAGACACCAGAGTGTTTTGTTAAAGTGATCCGAGAGATAGAAAATAATTTATAA
- a CDS encoding LacI family DNA-binding transcriptional regulator, whose protein sequence is MVTLKDIATNLNLSVMAVSKALRDAPDISESTKARVVSEANKLGYMPNRSARSLRAGFSQMIGCILPSLNHTQCAEILKGLEEESAAFDYDLLISSSDNSVETEVQAFRRMMQHKIDALFIFPAARVQHRSFIQEEAIRLGVPTVFMAQVPASVKMQPNFGWVVSDNYKAGQLATDYLINKGHQEILYLAGPLGSSSAAEHFSGYKKSLADAGLEFTDERVFLAGIDMKAGQEAMARAIDEAAQFTAVVSLLDSVAIGAMSFLRKQGVGIPEDVSFVGFGDSLEAEYLATPLTTVRTSKREIGKSSFRMWYQNRAHHDAKLSPISLGERVLPVELVERESVLVYNRELEVAAL, encoded by the coding sequence ATGGTTACACTAAAAGATATCGCCACTAACCTGAATCTCTCTGTCATGGCAGTTTCGAAAGCCTTGAGGGATGCACCTGATATCAGTGAAAGCACTAAAGCACGTGTGGTCTCAGAGGCAAACAAGCTTGGTTATATGCCCAACCGCTCAGCCAGGAGTTTGCGAGCAGGTTTTTCACAAATGATAGGGTGTATTTTACCTAGCCTCAATCATACTCAATGTGCCGAGATTCTCAAAGGACTTGAGGAAGAGTCAGCCGCTTTTGATTATGATCTCTTGATCTCTTCTTCGGATAACAGTGTGGAAACAGAAGTTCAAGCCTTTCGCCGTATGATGCAGCATAAAATTGATGCGTTATTTATTTTTCCTGCTGCCAGAGTTCAGCATCGTTCTTTTATCCAAGAGGAAGCTATTCGCTTGGGAGTGCCTACTGTTTTTATGGCACAAGTGCCGGCATCAGTTAAGATGCAACCAAATTTTGGCTGGGTAGTTTCGGACAACTACAAAGCAGGACAACTCGCCACTGATTATCTCATCAACAAAGGACATCAGGAGATTCTTTATTTAGCTGGGCCATTAGGTTCGAGTTCTGCTGCAGAGCATTTTTCGGGTTACAAAAAGTCTTTGGCAGATGCCGGCTTAGAGTTTACTGACGAAAGAGTCTTTCTGGCAGGTATAGATATGAAGGCAGGACAAGAAGCTATGGCCAGAGCGATTGATGAGGCTGCTCAGTTTACAGCTGTCGTCAGCCTATTAGATTCGGTGGCTATTGGAGCTATGAGTTTCTTAAGAAAACAAGGAGTTGGTATTCCCGAAGATGTTTCTTTTGTAGGTTTTGGTGATTCCCTTGAAGCTGAGTATTTAGCAACTCCTTTAACAACGGTGAGGACTTCTAAAAGAGAAATTGGCAAATCTTCATTTAGAATGTGGTATCAAAATCGAGCTCACCATGATGCTAAGCTATCTCCTATTAGTTTAGGAGAGCGGGTTCTACCCGTCGAACTTGTAGAGCGAGAGAGTGTGCTTGTATATAACCGGGAGCTTGAAGTAGCCGCACTTTAA